From the genome of Nocardia sp. NBC_01503, one region includes:
- the alr gene encoding alanine racemase has translation MNNPDPQVETVVDLEAIAHNVRILVEHAGDAAVMVVVKADGYNHGAVEVAKAALAAGARELGVTTVEEAVKLRRAGITAPILCWLNTSDTDYVRAIAADIEIAVSSVAHLEAVARAARELNRMAILTLKVDTGLNRNGVSQTEYPRVLSLLRELVAAGTVRFRAIFSHLAQADAPHHPSIDLQRDRFLECVAEAKEQGLQPELVHLSNSAAALTRPDLAFDMVRPGIAVYGLSPIPEISDFGLRPAMTFRARVALVKQVAAGEGVSYGHEWIAPHDTTVALIPAGYADGVPRVLGGRFDVWLGGARRPNRGRICMDQLVVDLGDNAAGVREGDTAILFGGAPGAPHPQEWADTAGTIHYEIVCAPRGRVVRTHIGGAR, from the coding sequence GTGAACAACCCCGATCCGCAGGTGGAGACCGTCGTCGACCTCGAGGCCATCGCCCACAACGTGCGCATTCTGGTCGAGCACGCCGGTGACGCGGCGGTCATGGTGGTCGTGAAGGCGGACGGGTACAACCACGGCGCGGTCGAGGTCGCAAAGGCCGCTCTCGCGGCGGGTGCGCGCGAACTCGGCGTCACCACCGTCGAGGAGGCGGTGAAGCTGCGCAGGGCAGGCATCACCGCGCCGATTCTGTGCTGGCTCAACACCTCCGACACCGATTACGTCCGCGCCATCGCCGCCGATATCGAGATCGCGGTCTCCTCGGTGGCGCATCTCGAGGCGGTGGCGCGGGCCGCGCGCGAGCTGAATCGAATGGCGATCCTCACGCTCAAGGTCGATACCGGGCTCAATCGCAACGGCGTCTCACAGACCGAATACCCGCGGGTGCTGAGCCTGCTGCGGGAACTCGTGGCGGCGGGAACCGTCCGCTTCCGCGCCATCTTCTCGCATCTCGCACAGGCGGATGCACCGCATCACCCCTCCATCGATCTGCAGCGCGACCGCTTCCTGGAGTGCGTTGCCGAGGCGAAAGAGCAGGGGCTGCAACCGGAATTGGTCCACCTGTCCAACTCCGCCGCCGCCCTCACCCGCCCGGACCTGGCCTTCGATATGGTCCGCCCCGGCATCGCCGTCTACGGACTCTCCCCGATCCCGGAGATCTCCGACTTCGGCCTGCGCCCGGCCATGACCTTCCGCGCCCGCGTCGCCCTGGTGAAACAGGTCGCCGCCGGTGAAGGCGTCTCCTACGGGCACGAGTGGATCGCCCCACACGACACCACCGTCGCCCTCATCCCCGCCGGATACGCCGACGGAGTGCCGCGCGTCCTCGGCGGCCGCTTCGATGTCTGGCTCGGCGGCGCCCGCAGACCCAATAGAGGCCGCATCTGCATGGATCAACTGGTGGTCGACCTCGGCGACAATGCCGCCGGAGTACGCGAAGGCGATACCGCCATCCTCTTCGGCGGCGCGCCCGGCGCCCCGCATCCGCAGGAGTGGGCCGACACCGCCGGCACCATCCACTACGAAATCGTCTGTGCCCCACGCGGTCGCGTCGTCCGCACCCATATCGGCGGTGCCCGATGA
- the dapA gene encoding 4-hydroxy-tetrahydrodipicolinate synthase encodes MTLTGLFVPLITPFTATGDIAATALEGLAHEVLDAGATGLVALGTTGEPDMLSADERRRVVDICAQVCAERRAPLIAAAGSNVTAASVRALAELDPRVTAALTVVPYYLRPSEAGVVEHFRQLAAASPVPLVVYHIPYRTGRPLGAETLCRIAELPNVAGFKYTAGGIDDETIAFMSRAAADTAVLAGDDLHAAPLLALGATGAILACANIAPAAYAELIAAWRTGPIDRARRIGNTLAPLASALFAEPNPTVLKGVLAAQGRIPTPDVRLPLLPANESSVTAALAALEATYAPHLA; translated from the coding sequence ATGACACTCACAGGGTTGTTCGTCCCGCTGATCACCCCGTTCACCGCGACCGGCGATATCGCCGCCACGGCACTGGAGGGCCTCGCGCACGAGGTCCTCGATGCGGGCGCGACCGGTTTGGTCGCCCTCGGTACCACCGGTGAACCGGACATGCTCAGCGCGGATGAGCGCCGCCGCGTCGTGGATATCTGCGCGCAGGTCTGCGCCGAACGCCGGGCTCCGCTGATCGCCGCCGCCGGATCGAATGTCACCGCCGCCTCGGTGCGAGCACTCGCCGAACTCGATCCGCGCGTCACGGCCGCGCTCACGGTCGTGCCGTACTACCTGCGCCCCTCCGAAGCCGGTGTCGTCGAACACTTCCGGCAGCTCGCCGCCGCCAGCCCGGTCCCACTGGTGGTCTATCACATCCCGTATCGCACCGGCCGCCCGCTCGGAGCCGAAACCCTGTGTCGCATAGCCGAATTGCCGAATGTCGCGGGCTTCAAATACACCGCGGGCGGTATCGACGACGAGACGATCGCCTTCATGAGCCGCGCCGCCGCGGACACCGCGGTGCTGGCCGGTGACGACCTCCACGCCGCGCCACTGCTCGCCCTCGGCGCCACCGGAGCCATTCTGGCCTGCGCGAATATCGCGCCCGCCGCCTACGCCGAACTCATCGCCGCCTGGCGGACCGGACCCATCGACCGCGCCCGCCGGATCGGCAACACCCTGGCTCCGCTCGCCTCGGCTCTGTTCGCCGAACCCAATCCGACTGTTCTCAAGGGTGTGCTGGCCGCGCAGGGCCGCATCCCCACCCCGGATGTCCGTCTTCCGCTGCTCCCGGCAAACGAGTCATCGGTCACCGCGGCACTGGCCGCACTCGAGGCAACCTACGCCCCACACCTCGCCTGA
- a CDS encoding LysR family transcriptional regulator has protein sequence MLDLRRLRLLRELAHRRTIAAVAEALSYTPSAVSQQLTALERETGVPLLERTGRSVTLTPAALRLVEHTETMLATLTHATAELATARNELTGALRIGAFPTAVRTILSPALVSLSRAHPHLELLVTELDPAAAPAALRAETLDIALVQEYDYVPMDPEPGLDSEPLLTETIHLAAPVPATTVAHASGVPAATDSSAPDPEPLAVQRDSPWIAGTPGTLCHTMTVRACRAAGFSPRIRHHADDFGAVLALVAAGQGVALVPDLGALSVPEGVTLTPLPTRRRTRLAYRRGAAEHPIVAAGRAALHAAVGNAE, from the coding sequence ATGCTGGATCTGCGCCGTCTGCGCCTGCTTCGGGAGCTCGCACACCGTAGGACGATCGCGGCCGTCGCCGAGGCGCTGTCGTACACGCCCTCCGCCGTGTCACAGCAGCTCACCGCACTGGAGCGGGAGACCGGCGTACCGCTGCTGGAGCGCACCGGCCGCAGCGTCACCCTCACCCCGGCGGCGCTGCGCCTGGTCGAGCACACCGAGACCATGCTGGCGACCCTCACCCACGCGACCGCCGAATTGGCCACGGCGCGAAACGAACTCACCGGCGCGCTGCGCATCGGCGCCTTCCCGACGGCGGTGCGCACCATCCTCTCGCCCGCCCTGGTCAGCCTCAGTCGCGCCCACCCGCACCTGGAACTGCTTGTGACAGAACTGGATCCAGCAGCCGCGCCCGCCGCACTGCGCGCCGAGACCCTCGATATCGCCCTGGTACAGGAGTACGACTACGTCCCGATGGATCCCGAACCCGGACTCGACAGCGAACCGCTGCTGACCGAGACGATCCACCTGGCCGCCCCGGTCCCGGCGACCACGGTCGCGCACGCGTCCGGCGTTCCCGCCGCGACAGACTCATCCGCCCCCGATCCCGAACCTCTTGCGGTACAACGCGATTCGCCGTGGATCGCAGGCACCCCGGGCACGCTCTGCCACACCATGACCGTGCGCGCCTGCCGAGCGGCCGGATTCTCACCGCGCATCCGCCATCACGCGGATGATTTCGGCGCGGTGCTCGCCCTGGTCGCCGCCGGTCAAGGTGTGGCGCTCGTCCCCGATCTGGGCGCGCTGTCGGTGCCGGAGGGAGTCACGTTGACCCCGTTGCCTACTCGGCGACGCACCCGCCTGGCGTACCGCCGTGGGGCCGCGGAGCATCCGATTGTCGCGGCGGGCCGGGCCGCCCTGCACGCCGCGGTTGGTAATGCCGAGTGA
- a CDS encoding NAD(P)H-hydrate dehydratase: protein MHDSALRGYYSADEVRAAEAELFTRVPEGMPMRRAAFGLAEVVVRELRERTGGVAGRAVTLLVGSGDNGGDALWAGSLLRRRGVAVDAVLFSPDRAHPAGLAALRKTGGRVHTDASGAHARRALTGAPVPGDTAGELVRAETAGGPRRGGAAGARVRAGAGPDLVVDGIVGISGRGPLRPQAAKLVAEVRVPIIAVDLPSGVDPDTGAVTGPAVRAAVTVTFGAHKPVHALAAPYCGRIELVPIGLRLPEPNLAALEVESIGAGWPVPHATDDKYTQGVTGVCAGSATYPGAAILCTGGAVAATSGMVRYTGTGAAQVLEHFPEIIASPTISETGRVQSWVFGPGAGTDSGAHDRLAQILATDLPVVVDADGLTLLAADPGLLTGRTAPTVLTPHAGEFARLTGADPAPDRVAAVRKLADSWQVTVLLKGRATLIATPGRPVLVNEAGGSWAATAGSGDVLSGILAALLAAGRDPAWSAAAAARVHALAANLAAHASSAAGAPISATPLQQHIRAAIGTLRELSTR from the coding sequence ATGCACGATTCGGCATTGCGCGGGTACTACTCGGCCGATGAGGTGCGCGCGGCGGAGGCCGAGCTGTTCACCCGTGTTCCGGAGGGAATGCCCATGCGGCGGGCGGCTTTCGGGCTGGCCGAGGTGGTGGTGCGGGAACTGCGTGAACGCACCGGGGGCGTGGCCGGGCGGGCGGTGACGCTGCTGGTCGGGTCCGGGGACAATGGTGGCGACGCGCTGTGGGCCGGATCGTTGCTGCGGCGGCGGGGTGTGGCGGTGGATGCCGTGCTGTTCTCGCCCGACCGGGCGCATCCGGCCGGACTCGCGGCCCTGCGTAAGACGGGCGGACGCGTCCACACCGATGCGTCCGGTGCGCATGCGCGCCGCGCGCTGACCGGTGCGCCGGTGCCGGGGGACACCGCTGGTGAGCTGGTGCGCGCAGAGACCGCCGGTGGGCCCAGGCGCGGAGGTGCCGCCGGTGCGCGTGTCCGCGCCGGAGCGGGACCCGACCTCGTCGTCGACGGGATCGTCGGCATCTCCGGGCGGGGACCGCTACGGCCCCAAGCCGCGAAACTCGTTGCCGAGGTGCGGGTTCCGATCATCGCGGTCGATCTTCCCAGCGGTGTGGATCCGGACACCGGAGCGGTGACCGGTCCGGCGGTGCGAGCCGCTGTCACCGTGACCTTCGGTGCGCACAAGCCGGTGCACGCGCTGGCCGCACCCTACTGCGGGCGAATCGAATTGGTGCCCATCGGGTTACGGCTGCCCGAGCCGAATCTCGCTGCGCTGGAGGTGGAGTCGATCGGTGCCGGATGGCCGGTCCCGCATGCGACCGACGACAAGTACACCCAGGGTGTCACCGGGGTCTGCGCGGGGAGCGCCACCTATCCGGGCGCGGCGATTCTCTGCACCGGGGGTGCGGTGGCCGCCACCTCCGGCATGGTTCGCTACACCGGGACCGGTGCGGCACAGGTGCTCGAGCACTTCCCGGAAATCATTGCGTCCCCGACGATTTCGGAGACCGGACGGGTGCAATCCTGGGTGTTCGGCCCGGGTGCGGGCACCGACTCCGGGGCCCACGACCGTCTTGCCCAAATTCTCGCCACCGATCTTCCCGTCGTCGTGGACGCGGACGGTCTCACGCTCCTGGCGGCAGACCCCGGCCTGCTCACCGGGCGCACGGCCCCGACCGTCCTCACCCCGCACGCCGGTGAATTCGCCCGCCTGACCGGAGCCGATCCGGCCCCCGATCGTGTTGCCGCCGTACGTAAACTCGCCGATTCCTGGCAGGTGACCGTCCTGTTGAAGGGCCGCGCCACGCTCATCGCCACCCCCGGCCGCCCGGTGCTGGTGAACGAGGCGGGCGGCTCCTGGGCCGCCACCGCGGGCTCGGGCGACGTCCTCTCCGGCATTCTCGCCGCCCTGCTGGCGGCGGGCCGGGATCCGGCCTGGTCGGCCGCCGCCGCGGCCCGCGTACACGCCCTGGCCGCCAACCTGGCCGCACACGCGAGTTCCGCTGCGGGCGCACCCATCTCGGCCACACCCCTGCAACAGCACATTCGCGCGGCCATCGGCACCCTGCGCGAACTCTCCACCCGCTGA
- a CDS encoding cupredoxin domain-containing protein, with product MPIRRHSSARALLLVTVVAGALVTGGCGSDSAETAAPTTTVAASSSAAVPSGPRQPADVTVDVADMKFSPAAITVKAGDKVTWKFSDKAPHAVQGIGDIALGINSPIIHKGEWSFTFTTPGTYRYLCPLHPDMKGTVTVE from the coding sequence ATGCCTATCCGCCGCCACTCGTCCGCCCGTGCCCTGCTGCTCGTGACCGTTGTCGCGGGGGCTCTGGTCACCGGCGGATGCGGTTCGGATTCCGCCGAAACGGCCGCACCCACCACCACCGTCGCCGCCTCCAGCTCGGCCGCCGTGCCGTCCGGTCCGCGCCAGCCCGCCGATGTGACCGTCGATGTCGCGGATATGAAGTTCTCCCCGGCCGCCATCACCGTCAAAGCGGGCGACAAGGTCACCTGGAAGTTCTCCGACAAGGCCCCGCACGCGGTGCAGGGCATCGGCGATATCGCGCTCGGCATCAACAGCCCGATCATCCACAAGGGCGAGTGGAGCTTCACCTTCACCACCCCGGGCACCTATCGCTACCTGTGCCCGCTGCACCCGGATATGAAGGGCACGGTCACCGTCGAGTGA
- the glmS gene encoding glutamine--fructose-6-phosphate transaminase (isomerizing) has translation MCGIVGYVGYRDALGVVVDALRRMEYRGYDSAGVAILDGKGGLAVERKAGRLANLEAELAVTGVGRCVGTTGMGHTRWATHGAPTDRNAHPHRDASERVAVVHNGIIENFAPLRRELEDAGVELGSDTDTEVTVHLVARAYAEGATAGDFIASALAVVRRLEGAFTLVFAHADHPGTIIAARRNTPLVIGVGQGEMFIASDVTAFIEHTREAVELGQDQAVVITTDTYAVTDFDGNTEGVRTRPFTIDWDLAAAEKGGHDYFMLKEIEEQPAGVADTLIGHFLDGRIVLDEQRLTDQELREFDKVFVVACGSSYHAGLLAKYAIEHWTRLPVEVELASEFRYRDPVLDRSTLVVAISQSGETADTLEAVRHAKDQKARVLAICNTNGAQIPRESDAVLYTRTGPEIGVASTKAFLAQITANYLVGLALAQARGTKYPDEVAREFAELEGMPKLVSRVLESGDQVRALARELAHVSTVLFLGRHVGYPVALEGALKLKELAYIHAEGFAAGELKHGPIALIEEGLPVFVVMPSPKSRAILHSKLLSNIREIQARGARTIVIAEEGDDTVRPFADHLIEIPAAPTLFQPLLATVPLQIFAAEVAQARGYDVDKPRNLAKSVTVE, from the coding sequence ATGTGCGGAATCGTGGGGTACGTCGGGTACAGGGATGCCCTCGGCGTGGTGGTTGACGCGTTGCGCCGCATGGAATATCGCGGCTACGACTCCGCCGGAGTCGCCATTCTCGACGGTAAGGGCGGGCTCGCCGTCGAACGAAAAGCGGGACGCCTCGCCAATCTGGAGGCCGAACTCGCCGTCACCGGAGTCGGCCGATGCGTCGGCACCACCGGTATGGGCCACACCCGCTGGGCCACGCACGGCGCGCCCACCGACCGCAACGCGCACCCGCATCGGGATGCGAGCGAACGGGTCGCGGTGGTGCACAACGGCATCATCGAGAACTTCGCGCCGCTGCGCCGCGAACTCGAGGACGCCGGAGTCGAACTCGGCAGCGATACCGACACCGAGGTCACCGTGCACCTGGTGGCGCGGGCCTACGCCGAAGGCGCGACCGCCGGAGACTTCATCGCCTCCGCACTCGCCGTGGTGCGCCGCCTCGAAGGCGCGTTCACCCTGGTCTTCGCGCACGCCGACCACCCCGGCACCATCATCGCCGCACGCCGCAATACCCCGCTCGTGATCGGCGTCGGTCAGGGCGAGATGTTCATCGCCTCCGATGTTACCGCCTTCATCGAACACACCCGGGAAGCCGTTGAGCTCGGCCAGGATCAGGCCGTCGTCATCACCACCGATACCTACGCGGTCACCGATTTCGACGGCAATACCGAAGGAGTGCGGACCCGCCCCTTCACCATCGACTGGGATCTGGCCGCCGCCGAGAAGGGCGGCCACGACTACTTCATGCTCAAGGAGATCGAGGAGCAGCCCGCCGGAGTCGCCGACACGCTGATCGGACACTTCCTCGACGGCCGCATCGTCCTGGACGAACAGCGCCTCACCGATCAGGAACTGCGCGAATTCGACAAGGTGTTCGTGGTCGCCTGCGGCAGTTCGTATCACGCGGGGCTACTCGCCAAATACGCCATCGAACACTGGACCCGGCTGCCCGTCGAGGTCGAACTGGCCAGCGAATTCCGTTACCGCGACCCGGTTCTGGACCGCTCCACCCTGGTCGTGGCCATCTCGCAGTCCGGTGAAACCGCCGACACGCTCGAAGCGGTGCGGCACGCCAAGGATCAGAAGGCGCGCGTCCTGGCCATCTGCAATACCAATGGCGCGCAGATTCCCCGTGAATCCGATGCCGTGCTCTACACCCGCACCGGACCGGAGATCGGCGTCGCCTCCACCAAGGCGTTCCTGGCGCAGATCACCGCCAACTACCTGGTCGGTCTGGCGCTCGCGCAGGCCCGCGGCACCAAATATCCGGACGAGGTCGCGCGGGAGTTCGCCGAACTCGAGGGCATGCCGAAACTCGTTTCCCGCGTACTGGAGTCGGGTGATCAGGTGCGTGCGCTCGCCCGCGAACTCGCGCACGTCTCCACTGTGCTGTTCCTGGGCCGGCATGTCGGTTACCCCGTCGCCCTCGAAGGCGCTTTGAAGCTCAAGGAATTGGCGTACATCCACGCCGAGGGCTTCGCGGCGGGCGAACTCAAACACGGTCCGATCGCGCTCATCGAAGAGGGTCTCCCGGTCTTCGTGGTCATGCCCTCCCCGAAGAGCCGCGCCATCCTGCACTCGAAGCTGCTCAGCAATATCCGCGAAATCCAGGCCCGCGGCGCCCGCACCATCGTGATCGCCGAGGAGGGTGACGACACCGTCCGCCCCTTCGCCGACCATCTCATCGAAATCCCCGCCGCCCCAACCCTTTTCCAGCCCCTGCTGGCAACTGTCCCGCTGCAGATCTTCGCCGCCGAAGTAGCCCAGGCCCGCGGCTACGACGTCGACAAACCGCGCAACCTCGCCAAGTCCGTCACCGTCGAGTAG
- a CDS encoding dienelactone hydrolase family protein, with protein sequence MSASVKSLLSSLTARGPHSVLRGNLGIAGQPGVVYTPEKGLNLPAVAFGHGWLAGAANYRRLLEHVASWGYVAAAPDTERGPIPSHLNLATDLVTTLDICTGVRLGSGDISVHPDRLALAGHGMGAGAAIIAASQREVAAVAALYPSPTAPSGEALAPGIDTPALILAGAADLDSVSSNAIPLAAAWGGPATLRAVDKATHNGMVEGRRALAALGAGKHEPKTERLTRALLVGFLNYTLLGDKKYKPFADPEALIPHTEIVDPEAIEEEPAEPQKLPILQLVQALRK encoded by the coding sequence GTGTCGGCGTCTGTGAAATCGCTCCTGAGCAGTTTGACCGCCCGCGGCCCGCATTCGGTGCTGCGCGGCAACCTCGGCATAGCCGGGCAGCCGGGCGTGGTCTACACGCCCGAGAAGGGGCTGAACCTACCCGCGGTGGCGTTCGGTCATGGCTGGCTGGCCGGTGCGGCGAACTACCGGCGACTGCTCGAGCATGTGGCCTCATGGGGCTATGTGGCGGCGGCGCCGGATACCGAACGCGGGCCGATCCCTTCGCATCTGAACCTCGCGACGGATCTGGTAACCACCCTGGATATCTGCACCGGGGTGCGGCTGGGTTCGGGCGATATCAGCGTGCACCCGGACAGGCTGGCGCTGGCCGGGCACGGCATGGGCGCGGGTGCGGCGATCATCGCCGCCTCGCAGCGTGAGGTGGCGGCCGTCGCCGCCCTCTATCCCTCTCCCACCGCTCCATCCGGTGAGGCTCTGGCCCCCGGAATCGACACCCCCGCACTGATCCTGGCCGGTGCCGCCGACCTCGATTCGGTCAGCTCCAATGCCATTCCCCTGGCCGCCGCCTGGGGTGGCCCGGCCACCCTGCGCGCGGTGGACAAGGCCACGCACAACGGCATGGTCGAGGGCCGCCGCGCCCTGGCCGCTCTCGGCGCGGGCAAGCATGAACCCAAAACCGAACGCCTCACCCGAGCCCTCCTGGTCGGCTTCCTCAACTACACCCTCCTCGGCGACAAGAAGTACAAACCCTTCGCCGACCCCGAAGCCCTCATCCCCCACACCGAAATAGTCGACCCCGAGGCCATCGAGGAAGAACCCGCCGAACCTCAGAAACTCCCTATCCTCCAACTGGTCCAGGCACTTCGGAAGTAG
- a CDS encoding DUF6802 family protein gives MVTSGGLPGLDLPNLDSHTELGALGAIELQHPTQDIDGDGLLDTVTTSGDNTMHVWTDLDHDGYADHVTVVDSGGDYSAWEFHHHPDGSTEWIRTDEGRLGK, from the coding sequence ATGGTCACATCGGGTGGTCTGCCGGGACTTGATCTGCCGAATCTCGACTCGCACACCGAACTCGGTGCGCTCGGGGCCATCGAGCTACAACACCCCACCCAGGACATCGACGGCGACGGCCTACTCGACACCGTGACCACCAGCGGCGATAACACCATGCACGTGTGGACGGATCTGGATCACGACGGTTACGCCGACCATGTCACCGTCGTGGACAGCGGGGGCGACTACTCCGCCTGGGAATTCCACCACCATCCGGACGGGTCCACCGAGTGGATTCGCACAGACGAAGGCCGCCTGGGCAAATAG